AATTAAATAAAGTGGTCTCACTGGCAGGGAGAGATGCAAAATGAGCAGATTCATTGGGGGCCACAGATGTAATGAAAGCAGCTCTACTCTGAGACTGCTAACAGGAGTGCTAATTTGTGCTGGTTACGCCAATGGGTTTATGGTACGGACAGACTTCTACCGTGACTGGGTCTGAATACCAATTTTTGTCTCTCATACTGCAAGGAAGGAGAGATGACACCTTGGGACCAGCAGTCCTGAGATTCACTTGCCTCAGCGGAATAGAACTGAGGAGATTCTGTTCCAGCGCCAGATTGGAAAGCTGCGCGCACTGCTGGAGAGCTCCCGCCTCGAACGTGTGGACAGCGTTGTTGTCGAGAAACAAGTGCTTCAGGTCTTGGAGTCCTTGAAAGTCCTGTGCTGTCACCCTTTGGATCAGGTTATTGCTGCAGTCGAGtttctgcagcctgctgggcagcctgagGGGCACAGTGTGGAGCTGGTTCTTAGAGAGCTCCAGTGTTGTCAAGTTAGGAAGAAGCTGGGCACCATCTATTGATGTCAGCTGATTTTCTGACAGAAGGAACTCAGACAGATTTTCTAGGTGTTTCACATCTCGAAGTCTCACTATTTTAAGTTGGTTTTTCTCTAATTTCAGTGACAGCAGGGATTTAGGTAGGTCAAGAGGCATCTTTGTCAGAAAGTTACCACTTAAGCTGAGAAAATGCAGGCTTTGGAAAGATGCAAAGAAGTTGGTTGGAAACGAATTCAGTTTATTATCAGCCATGCTCAGATACTTCAGCCTAGGAAGCCTAAGTGGTGCAGACACAGATTCCATGTTGTTGCCATCCAGGATCAGACTCTGTAAATtgtaaagggaagaaaatgcacTTGGAGGCAGAGTCACAATCAAGTTGTTCCGAAGATCGAGCACTCTTAGTTTCATCAAACCTGCAAAATCAGATGCATGCAGAGCATTGATGGAGTTATCAGCGAGTTTTAAAATTTCAAGGCCAGATGGGAGAAAGGTGGGTATTTGCTTTAGCTGATTTTTGCAGAGTTCCAGGGACTTCAAGCTGCTCAGAGCTTTGAAAGTGTTGTTTTCTATTGATTCTGTGCCACTGCATGATAGGACCAGCTCTTCAAGGACTGACATTCTCCTGAAGTCAATAAacttaaagagaaaaagaaacaattaaTATGATAGCACATTTATAGATATCCTTACTGGTTACTCCTTCTGGATGCTTGGACAATTGCTAGTATATGCTGAAAAACAACATATTTAGAATGTGAAACTAAAATAAGTGGTAACAGTAGAGGTATTACTATAGGTACCTGTTGCTTGCCagtatttatttacatttccaGAATTTTGTGGCTTAAGTCTATGCTGTGTTAGGTTTGAGCAAGCATATACATTTGAAGAAGGAatactgcttttatttcctcctgGTGGATAGCCTATATTAAATGGAAAGCTAACATCACCAGTGGCAGAAATCTTTGCAGAGAGTGGGTGGTTGTTAATGTTCATTGTGCTCGATGGTACTTGCTAGAGCACTTTTGAGTTCATGATACAGTCATTTCCATAGATCAacagtgctgtcactgcagcatgTATTCCCCAGAGGGAGTACCCACAAATATCTTTACCTCTTGCTACTCTTTTGGGGGAAGACTAAAATTCAACACTTTTCTCTCCCTCACTACCttcctcttttaaaataaaaacctcacATTTTAATATGATCAAACCAAAAGTGTCAGATCAGCCTGGCCTGAAAAACCACCTCTGTGGAACAGAGTTTTCACAGAAACTTAGTTATTATTAGGTGGTAATAAACAGATACTTAGCAGTGGTAAATGAGATTTAGATGTTGACTATAACTATAATATCGAGAGGCAACCAATTGTTCCattctttttctgctctgttggAAGGTGCTTGTTTACAAAGCTTGCCATCTTGTGTCTCAAGTTAAGCAGCAAATCTAAGTGAATCTGGCAGCACTCTCTAAGCTGAGATAGGAGAAGTGTGCAATGAGGGTGAGCCAGGGAGTACTCTAAGCACACCAGTTGTTAAAACATTGGTTTTCTCAAATTACCAAATATGCTTCCCTCAGTGACTGGGTCTTAAAAAATCATTCATATGGG
This window of the Ammospiza nelsoni isolate bAmmNel1 chromosome 3, bAmmNel1.pri, whole genome shotgun sequence genome carries:
- the LOC132070538 gene encoding nephrocan-like codes for the protein MYLSCLLVALSFHCALSTTCPRRCSCDPAQSVQCYRATEIPREIPLATRRLYISHSKIKQLQFIDFRRMSVLEELVLSCSGTESIENNTFKALSSLKSLELCKNQLKQIPTFLPSGLEILKLADNSINALHASDFAGLMKLRVLDLRNNLIVTLPPSAFSSLYNLQSLILDGNNMESVSAPLRLPRLKYLSMADNKLNSFPTNFFASFQSLHFLSLSGNFLTKMPLDLPKSLLSLKLEKNQLKIVRLRDVKHLENLSEFLLSENQLTSIDGAQLLPNLTTLELSKNQLHTVPLRLPSRLQKLDCSNNLIQRVTAQDFQGLQDLKHLFLDNNAVHTFEAGALQQCAQLSNLALEQNLLSSIPLRLPDTLARLDLKGNDIEDVGEQELKDLKQLQVLNLRNNKISLLDRKVLEYLPRLRHLYLDGNPWNCTCDLLRTRRALVAKGTDVRGGQCAAPAHSRGESWMSSKKILQQCEDNLSSTERGKEDRKKMKPNEASSVGVNTDDDYYDYELD